The following are from one region of the Nicotiana tabacum cultivar K326 chromosome 3, ASM71507v2, whole genome shotgun sequence genome:
- the LOC142176549 gene encoding uncharacterized protein LOC142176549 → MNAIFWNVRSVKTMQAFERLITMQRQYHFKFIGIMEPKQKKQKLERYRRRIGMLQAFSNVSNKIWVFVDDDQGVDIILDLSQQLTLKLTNLVTQLSFMVTFVYAKCDSIERIELWDSLYNLASDMTLPWLVGGDFNVIWNEEEKFGGLPVSLNEINDFRHCINTCNLTDLGFKGSVYTWWNGRGEDDCIFKRLNRCLGNLELQQKWPNIKVTHLSKTGSDHSPMILKFDPDVAPIKKAFKFLNFWCKHITFKEVVIQNWTADFLGDPFYMFNHKLKKLKKALSIWSRATYGDIFQKITSLEEVVIVHEVQFEKFPTYQNRERLQKVQVELIRYLALEEEFWRQKSGMAWFQDGDRNTKFFHAQVNGRRRRLQLKQIQDTNGNWLEGNNDMADEAVRFFKEQLQEETTTMSFDILEHVPTLVDYAQNVELIKKPTKKEVRHAVFGLNGDSAGGPDGFTGCFFHTCWDIIAEDMVNIVHAFFNGHELPDI, encoded by the coding sequence atgaatgccatcttttggAATGTGAGGTCTGTGAAGACAATGCAGGCCTTTGAGAGATTAATTACCATGCAAAGGCAGTATCATTTTAAATTCATAGGCATTATGGAACCAAAACAAAAGAAGCAGAAGCTGGAAAGATATAGAAGAAGAATTGGAATGTTGCAGGCATTTTCAAATGTGTCTAACAAAATTTGGGTATTTGTGGATGATGATCAAGGGGTGGACATAATACTTGATTTGTCTCAACAGTTGACTTTGAAGCTCACAAATCTGGTTACTCAGCTGTCTTTCATGGTTACATTTGTGTATGCAAAATGTGACTCTATTGAGCGTATAGAATTGTGGGACAGTTTATACAATCTGGCAAGTGATATGACCTTACCTTGGCTAGTGGGTGGGGACTTTAATGTCATATGGAATGAGGAGGAGAAGTTTGGTGGACTTCCTGTGTCGCTAAATGAGATAAATGATTTTAGGCATTGCATAAACACCTGTAACTTGACTGATTTGGGTTTCAAAGGTAGTGTGTatacatggtggaatgggagagGTGAAGATGACTGCATATTCAAAAGATTGAACAGATGTTTAGGCAATTTGGAGTTACAACAGAAATGGCCTAATATAAAGGTGACTCACTTGTCCAAAACAGGCTCGGATCATAGTCCAATGATTCTGAAATTTGATCCTGATGTGGCACCTATCAAAAaagctttcaaatttttgaaCTTCTGGTGCAAGCATATAACTTTCAAGGAGGTGGTTATACAAAACTGGACAGCAGACTTCCTAGGTGATCCATTTTATATGTTCAATCATAaactaaaaaaactgaaaaaagcaCTATCAATATGGAGTAGGGCAACGTATGGAGACATATTCCAAAAAATTACTAGTCTTGAAGAGGTGGTTATTGTACATGAAGTACAGTTTGAAAAGTTTCCTACATACCAAAATAGAGAGAGGTTACAAAAGGTGCAAGTAGAGCTTATTCGATATCTGGCATTGGAGGAAGAATTTTGGAGACAAAAGTCGGGAATGGCATGGTTCCAGGATGGTGACAGAAATACGAAGTTCTTTCATGCTCAGGTCAATGGCAGGAGAAGAAGATTACAGCTGAAACAAATACAAGATACTAATGGCAATTGGTTAGAGGGTAATAATGACATGGCAGATGAGGCAGTTAGGTTCTTCAAAGAACAGCTCCAAGAAGAAACAACTACTATGTCCTTTGATATTCTTGAACATGTACCAACACTGGTGGATTATGCCCAGAATGTTGAGCTAATTAAGAAGCCAACGAAGAAAGAGGTCAGACATGCAGTTTTTGGACTAAATGGTGATAGTGCAGGGGGTCCGGATGGCTTTACTGGTTGCTTCTTTCATACCTGTTGGGACATAATTGCGGAAGATATGGTCAATATAGTACATGCCTTTTTCAATGGACATGAGTTGCCAGACATATAA